A part of Neoarius graeffei isolate fNeoGra1 chromosome 22, fNeoGra1.pri, whole genome shotgun sequence genomic DNA contains:
- the znf865 gene encoding zinc finger protein 865, whose amino-acid sequence MFQFGKYPMDILEMLSGHQAHQFKGLGFERQLQHQQQLQHQQQLQQQQQQGEASGALLSGLGLSSLQGSRSNAFSDSSSIFAKMSAPPPPIPQQTQTSSSQSSRKSSKMSTTGSSTSGYPQFLRPFHPAEAALAQEQLHSGMGRFDFAGGSSTGGSGVIGGVVTSAPPPPPPPPLHPGLSVPQPSPGPSSSSPSPSSSTTTSNNPATSSSTVAGLVGAQTEARSLHQQFSCMLAANQYFLSGMPTNASLEQFLVQQGPHNHLGLTDSNTGLAPPPALHPSHSHGHAAPQPQQQQQQLPPHALSHPHSHAHPHHPLHPAPQPSPISGFDFQGIPVLSSNQLASLMQQEAGLPLPLPLHLSAPKDDGKGDGTPVAGGSGGSGSRRKKAMAGYLPQRKSDGSSGSSSSTNCHTNSGAHGHNGSSGLVGGGAGVGLRGLSSDPSSILSSSTPSSSSSSTVSSSAPSSNSASVLVTNVSQIPKSDNQSAMTPTVTQPEPYHCGQCGKSFTHLPSLRRHIRSHEEGVNGRNSSVNTTSNTVHQHQSDTSLPHSTQDGISQQNAHHQHEPSQSNPDPSSSCPSPDKTYCCSECGKGFKKRGHLLQHGVIHSGARPYACSTCERSFNRRESLTRHEKIHEDKPYRCPACDRCFRESTSLLNHAASGSCGKPGRGSSSRSSDGSSVSSEDKVEGSEYQGAQIGNEKELCYPKVEGGTTEMSCDGLYPQGRGGNPNTGDKPEGKYNSAYSRDPYQTSYRVDDYRRPQNTLTSYSGDGSCTNNMSGPALRKAPLAPTLHPHPPNQQQHHHHQPHLPLSSLLDDSEDEVTSSAMSAIAAAAAASVLPEINSSGGREERRDIIGGLLGGLGFASLGGPSSTSAGNGGNDECLNGSMMPLSHPAQQQPNSQNVTSNAKPKRPRKPRQKREPRPGGIPGEGVKRRRNNQNGARGDGTERPYLCTVCGRGFGRRETLRRHERVHTGEKPFHCDVCGKDFREPFHLTKHQTVHSGEKNYKCSLCGKDFGYAQSLKRHEKLHLRGDFKPRRSKTKSLANQGGTVQDSSQAAPGSYYPFSQNKAQASNASTSNQPPPKLYTCEICWKSFRHHFHLTAHHQAIHEHGGEKLFSCEVCGKAFAYSNSLTRHRLSQHGLARAGPTTQPTGSGSSGNASSLTESEAATNVLLSLAPDNASHGVQQAHSTIAHTQHLHSQPAGYSPLFYTPESGPHSSNTNAPSHPQHPQYSHSTIGTLSHQPVSAKGQQIYQGITGNPIHSAPPHIHISSSPLHISQYHHQPHSFQMQPQHLHHQLLQAHGDVAQKNKKKKKKYRFFGGGQLIGGFSQFESARWHRFLWRKKRRLQQQLKRKRWIAQLKWVKYTGGIGINLGIGTWRVGQLKLRGLRSLMVPLRFFTCPICPSTTFTRRITHSVHRVIRHPPRKHGCRARLRCIVCGKRSRRLLSALRHRARHLSQGSFSCPQCPSRFWNAALLQRHKFACRRVGRGRKTPKGTYSQKGEYYMERSGGIAEYRH is encoded by the coding sequence ATGTTCCAGTTTGGAAAGTACCCTATGGACATTTTAGAAATGCTTAGTGGGCACCAGGCTCATCAGTTCAAAGGCCTAGGGTTTGAACGACAGCTGCAGCACCAACAGCAACTTCAGCACCAGCAACAgttacagcagcagcaacaacagggcGAGGCCTCTGGAGCTCTCCTCTCTGGGCTTGGCCTAAGTTCCCTTCAAGGCTCTAGAAGTAATGCGTTTTCAGATTCCTCGTCGATTTTTGCCAAAATGAGTGCACCACCTCCACCCATCCCCCAGCAAACACAGACTTCTTCATCACAGAGCTCTCGCAAATCTAGTAAGATGAGCACCACTGGCAGTTCAACTTCTGGATACCCACAATTTTTGCGTCCTTTTCACCCTGCAGAAGCTGCTCTAGCACAGGAGCAACTTCACTCGGGGATGGGACGGTTTGATTTTGCAGGAGGCAGTAGTACTGGTGGTTCTGGAGTGATTGGAGGAGTTGTAACATCTGCTCCCccaccacccccacccccacccctgcACCCAGGTCTCTCCGTGCCTCAACCATCACCTGGACCATCTTCTTCATCACCTTCTCCCTCCAGTTCAACCACCACCTCCAATAACCCTGCTACCAGCAGCAGTACAGTTGCTGGACTGGTTGGGGCTCAGACTGAGGCACGTAGTTTACACCAGCAATTTAGTTGCATGCTTGCAGCCAACCAATACTTCCTTTCTGGAATGCCTACCAATGCTAGCCTTGAGCAGTTCCTAGTTCAGCAGGGTCCCCATAATCATCTTGGTCTTACAGACTCAAACACAGGTCTAGCTCCTCCCCCAGCACTTCACCCCTCTCACTCACATGGCCACGCAGCCCCTCAGcctcagcagcaacaacagcagctacCACCACATGCATTGTCACACCCTCACAGCCATGCCCACCCACATCACCCTCTTCACCCTGCCCCTCAGCCATCACCAATTAGTGGATTTGATTTTCAAGGCATCCCTGTTCTTTCTTCTAATCAGCTAGCTTCCTTAATGCAACAGGAAGCTGGACTTCCTCTTCCACTTCCACTTCATCTCTCTGCCCCAAAGGATGATGGGAAAGGGGATGGTACGCCTGTGGCTGGAGGAAGCGGAGGTAGTGGCAGCAGAAGAAAGAAAGCAATGGCTGGATACTTGCCCCAGAGGAAATCTGATGGCAGTAGTGGCAGTAGTAGCAGTACTAATTGCCATACCAACTCTGGGGCACATGGCCATAATGGGTCTTCTGGCCTTGTTGGAGGAGGTGCAGGGGTTGGCTTGAGAGGTCTTAGTAGTGACCCCTCCTCAATCCTCTCCTCTTCAACaccatcctcctcctcttcttcgacTGTCTCTTCCTCTGCCCCCTCCTCAaattctgcctctgtgttggtaaCAAATGTTTCACAGATACCCAAATCTGATAATCAATCTGCAATGACTCCCACTGTTACTCAGCCTGAGCCTTATCACTGTGGACAGTGCGGCAAATCATTCACACATCTTCCTAGTCTCCGTAGACACATACGTAGCCATGAAGAAGGGGTTAATGGTCGCAATAGCAGTGTCAACACAACTTCAAATACGGTCCATCAACATCAGTCAGATACAAGTCTCCCTCACTCAACACAAGATGGCATATCTCAGCAAAATGCCCATCATCAACATGAACCAAGTCAGTCCAATCCAGACCCTTCCTCTTCATGCCCAAGTCCAGATAAGACATATTGTTGCAGTGAATGTGGGAAAGGTTTCAAGAAAAGAGGACATCTCCTTCAGCATGGTGTTATACATTCTGGGGCACGACCATATGCTTGTTCTACCTGTGAGAGATCTTTTAACCGGCGTGAATCTCTTACTCGACATGAGAAGATTCATGAGGATAAGCCTTACCGCTGTCCAGCTTGTGATCGCTGCTTTAGAGAGAGTACCTCTTTGCTTAACCATGCTGCCTCTGGCTCATGTGGCAAACCAGGTAGGGGATCAAGTTCGAGAAGCAGTGATGGCAGTTCAGTGAGTTCCGAAGACAAGGTTGAAGGTAGTGAATACCAAGGTGCACAAATAGGAAATGAAAAAGAATTGTGTTATCCGAAAGTTGAGGGAGGTACAACAGAGATGTCCTGTGATGGCCTGTATCCACAAGGGAGAGGAGGGAATCCAAATACTGGTGATAAACCAGAAGGCAAATATAATTCAGCATATTCAAGAGATCCCTACCAAACATCCTATAGAGTTGATGATTATCGTCGCCCACAGAATACCCTGACCTCATACTCTGGAGATGGCTCTTGTACTAACAACATGTCAGGCCCTGCCCTCAGGAAAGCCCCCCTAGCTCCAACACTTCACCCACACCCTCCAAATCAGCAAcagcatcaccatcaccaaccacATCTTCCCCTTTCCTCTCTTCTAGACGACTCAGAAGATGAGGTTACTAGCAGTGCCATGTCTGCGATAGCTGCCGCTGCTGCTGCCTCTGTCTTGCCTGAAATCAACAGCAGTGGGGGAAGAGAGGAACGAAGAGATATAATTGGAGGTTTATTGGGGGGTCTTGGCTTTGCGTCTTTGGGTGGCCCATCTTCTACATCTGCAGGAAATGGAGGAAATGACGAGTGTTTGAATGGATCCATGATGCCTTTGTCTCATCCTGCCCAGCAGCAGCCTAATTCACAAAATGTCACCTCTAATGCCAAACCGAAGCGGCCAAGGAAGCCTAGACAAAAGAGGGAACCTAGGCCTGGTGGTATCCCTGGAGAGGGTGTTAAGCGTAGGCGGAATAACCAGAATGGGGCTCGAGGGGATGGAACAGAAAGGCCTTATTTATGCACTGTTTGTGGGCGTGGCTTTGGCAGACGCGAGACCCTCCGAAGGCATGAACGTGTTCATACAGGAGAAAAGCCATTCCATTGTGACGTTTGTGGCAAAGATTTTCGAGAACCTTTCCATCTCACTAAACATCAGACTGTTCATTCAGgggagaagaattacaaatgctcCCTTTGTGGAAAAGATTTTGGGTATGCCCAAAGTCTGAAAAGACATGAAAAGCTGCACCTCAGAGGGGATTTCAAGCCAAGACGGAGTAAAACCAAGTCTTTGGCAAATCAAGGAGGAACAGTTCAAGATAGCAGTCAAGCAGCCCCTGGATCATATTACCCTTTTTCTCAAAATAAAGCTCAAGCATCCAATGCTAGCACATCCAACCAACCCCCTCCTAAGCTTTATACGTGTGAAATTTGCTGGAAGTCATTTCGCCATCACTTCCATTTGACTGCTCATCACCAAGCCATTCATGAACATGGTGGGGAGAAACTGTTTTCATGCGAGGTGTGTGGAAAAGCCTTTGCTTACTCCAACAGTCTGACGAGACATCGCTTATCTCAGCATGGTTTAGCACGTGCTGGACCAACCACCCAGCCAACAGGAAGTGGATCTAGTGGAAATGCATCATCCTTAACAGAAAGTGAGGCTGCCACTAATGTTCTTCTTAGTCTGGCTCCAGACAATGCAAGTCATGGTGTACAGCAGGCACATTCAACCATTGCTCATACACAGCATCTTCACTCTCAACCTGCTGGCTATTCCCCCCTCTTCTATACACCAGAGTCAGGTCCACATAGTTCGAATACCAATGCCCCTTCACACCCTCAACACCCTCAGTACTCACACTCCACTATAGGGACCCTTTCCCATCAGCCTGTAAGTGCGAAGGGACAACAGATTTATCAAGGGATTACAGGAAACCCCATTCATTCTGCTCCCCCTCATATCCACATTTCATCCTCTCCACTCCATATTTCTCAGTACCACCACCAGCCACACTCTTTTCAAATGCAGCCCCAGCATCTGCATCATCAACTTTTACAGGCGCATGGAGATGTTGcccagaaaaataaaaaaaaaaagaaaaaatatagatTCTTTGGTGGGGGACAGCTGATTGGTGGATTCAGTCAATTTGAGAGTGCAAGATGGCATAGATTTTTGTGGAGAAAGAAAAGAAGGCTTCAGCAGCAGCTTAAAAGGAAAAGGTGGATAGCCCAGTTAAAGTGGGTCAAGTATACTGGAGGAATTGGGATTAATTTAGGGATTGGTACGTGGCGTGTAGGTCAGCTGAAATTGAGAGGTTTGAGGTCTTTGATGGTTCCCTTAAGGTTCTTTACATGCCCCATCTGTCCTTCCACCACCTTTACACGCCGAATAACCCATTCAGTTCACCGTGTGATAAGGCACCCCCCAAGGAAACATGGCTGTCGGGCTCGCCTGCGGTGTATAGTTTGTGGTAAGCGTTCTCGAAGGCTCCTCTCAGCTCTTCGCCATCGGGCTCGGCACCTTTCCCAAGGATCTTTCTCTTGCCCCCAATGCCCCTCACGGTTTTGGAATGCTGCCCTACTACAGAGGCACAAATTTGCTTGTAGACGTGTTGGTAGAGGACGAAAAACACCAAAGGGGACTTATTCTCAGAAAGGAGAGTATTATATGGAAAGGTCAGGTGGCATTGCAGAGTACAGGCACTAA